One Cololabis saira isolate AMF1-May2022 chromosome 18, fColSai1.1, whole genome shotgun sequence genomic region harbors:
- the cmtr1 gene encoding cap-specific mRNA (nucleoside-2'-O-)-methyltransferase 1 isoform X2, with translation MKRRGDAAYAPLQGSKRHREDSSSDEESQSRQDSSQNDSLSDQEDHRPGFSMPSISASSSFDAQDIDGSSEATSKFSMYNSVSQKLMAKMGFREGEGLGKFGQGRKEIIEASTQRGRRGLGLTLQGFQGELSVNWRDEPEASAVETVDWFPECTTEMPDADELQDWMTLGPRKLKIEDETEFCTEDVLHTVLRCKTVFDNLEGEEMRRARTRSNAYETIRGGIFLNRAAMKMANIDHCFDYMFTNPKDSQGKSLTKDREGELLYFGDVCAGPGGFSEYILWRRNWHAKGFGMTLKGPCDFKLEDFYAAPSEVFEPYYGEGGVDGDGDITRPENINAFRNFVMESTERKGLHFVMADGGFSVEGQENIQEILSKQLMLCQFLTAVSTLRTGGHFVCKTFDLFTPFSVGLVYLLYLCFDRISLFKPVTSRPANSERYVVCRSLKPGADAVREYMFKVNLKLNQLRNTETDVTEVVPLDIIKDDPDFFQFMVKSNESLGAVQIKALAKIHAFVVEPTLAEPKQADIRKECLKLWGVPDKARVAPSPSDPKSKFYELIKTSDVNSLQCKLTPLNSSTLEKLRHVLDHRCIVGGGEQIFLLALGKSQIYTWDGKMPVRWKKMENFKLELPRDTLLSGEIVQELKGEGKAQRRINAVHVMDALILNGTDVRDQHFNQRIQMVEKFVKAVAKPSRPDMNPIRVKEVYRLEEMDKIFVRLEMKITKSSGGVPRLSYTGRDDRHFLPTGLHIIKTVNDPWTMAYSKKSKMKFFYNKMTKESTYNMPANSAAPFHVCHAERLFWAWEDGVIVHDSQTRIDQDKLSKNKLLSFIHQNYQPE, from the exons ATGAAGAGAAGAGGTGATGCAGCGTATGCGCCGTTGCAGGGGTCAAAGAGGCACCGTGAAGACAGTAGCTCAGATGAAGAGTCCCAATCCAGGCAAG ACTCCAGCCAAAATGATTCGCTCAGTGACCAAGAggatcacagaccgggattctcCATGCCCTCTATATCAGCATCATCTTCCTTTGATGCTCAAGACATTGATGGCTCCTCTGAGGCCACCTCAAAGTTTTCTATGTACAACAGTGTGTCACAGAAGCTCATG GCCAAGATGGGTTTTAGAGAGGGCGAGGGTTTGGGAAAGTTTGGCCAGGGACGCAAGGAGATCATAGAGGCTTCCACCCAGCGCGGTAGAAGAGGTCTTGGTCTCACACTGCAGGGTTTCCAGGGAGAACTCAGCGTGAACTGGAGGGATGAACCAGAG GCTAGTGCTGTAGAGACAGTTGACTGGTTCCCAGAATGCACCACAGAGATGCCAGATGCAGATGAGCTGCAAGACTGGATGACTCTGGGACCG AGAAAACTTAAGATTGAAGATGAAACAGAGTTTTGCACAGAAGATGTCCTCCACACTGTTCTACGTTGCAAG ACGGTGTTCGATAACCTGGAGGgcgaggagatgaggagagcaaGGACACGCTCCAACGCTTACGAGACTATTAGAGGAGGTATCTTCCTCAACAG AGCAGCTATGAAAATGGCCAACATCGACCACTGCTTCGACTATATGTTCACAAACCCAAAGGATTCTCAAGGG AAGTCTCTGACGAAGGACCGCGAGGGCGAGCTTCTGTATTTTGGTGACGTCTGCGCGGGGCCTGGAGGGTTTTCAGAGTACATCCTGTGGAGGAGAAATTGGCACGCCAAAGGCTTTGGCATGACACTAAAAGGACCGTGCGACTTCAAACTAGAAGATTTCTACGCTGCTCCAAGTGAAGTGTTTGAGCCTTATTATG GTGAGGGCGGAGTAGACGGGGATGGTGACATTACTCGGCCAGAAAACATCAACGCGTTCCGCAACTTTGTCATGGAGAGTACAGAGAGAAAAGGGCTGCATTTCGTCATGGCAGACGGA GGCTTCTCTGTGGAAGGTCAGGAGAACATCCAGGAAATCCTCAGCAAACAACTGATGCTCTGCCAGTTCCTCACTGCCGTCTCCACACTCAGGACAG GTGGCCACTTTGTTTGTAAGACTTTTGACCTCTTCACTCCCTTCAGTGTTGGTTTGGTCTACCTCCTCTACCTCTGCTTTGACCGGATCTCCCTCTTCAAACCTGTCACCAGCaggcctgccaactcagagag GTACGTTGTGTGCCGGAGTCTGAAACCCGGGGCAGACGCTGTTCGGGAGTACATGTTCAAAGTCAACCTGAAACTCAACCAACTCAGAAACACAGAGACAGATGTTACAGAAGTGGTTCCTCTTGACATCATTAAGGATGACCCTGACTTCTTCCAGTTTATGGTCAAATCCAATGAGAG CCTCGGTGCAGTCCAGATAAAGGCCTTGGCTAAGATCCATGCTTTCGTGGTTGAACC GACGCTCGCTGAACCGAAACAAGCTGACATCAGGAAGGAGTGTCTGAAGCTTTGGGGG GTCCCAGACAAGGCCAGAGTTGCTCCATCCCCATCAGACCCAAAGTCAAAATTCTATGAATTGATTAAG ACGTCAGATGTAAATTCGTTACAGTGtaagctgactcctctcaactcCAGCACGCTTGAAAAGTTGCGCCACGTCTTGGACCACAGATGCATTGTGGGAGGTGGAGAGCAGATCTTTCTTCTTGCACTTGGA AAGTCTCAGATATACACATGGGATGGGAAGATGCCTGTACGCTGGAAGAAAATGGAGAATTTCAAACTTGAGCTGCCAAGAGATACGCTTTTAAGTGGGGAGATCGTCCAAGAGCTGAAGGGCGAG GGAAAAGCTCAGCGCAGAATCAATGCAGTTCATGTGATGGACGCACTAATACTTAATGGCACTGATGTAAGAGATCAGCACTTCAACCAACG GATCCAGATGGTTGAGAAGTTTGTCAAGGCCGTGGCTAAACCCAGCAGACCAGACATGAACCCCATCAG aGTGAAAGAAGTTTACAGACTGGAAGAAATGGATAAAATCTTTGTAAG ACTAGAGATGAAGATCACTAAGAGCTCAGGAGGTGTCCCTCGCCTGTCCTACACCGGCAGAGACGACCGGCACTTCCTTCCCACAGGCCTCCACATCATTAAGACTGTCAACG ATCCATGGACAATGGCATACAGCAAAAAGTCCAAGATGAAGTTCTTCTATAACAAGATGACTAAGGAATCAACATATAACATGCCAGCAAACTCTGCAGCTCCCTTCCA TGTTTGCCACGCCGAGAGACTCTTCTGGGCCTGGGAGGACGGGGTCATAGTTCACGATTCTCAAACCCGGATTGACCAAGACAAACTGTCCAAAAACAAACTGCTGTCGTTCATCCACCAGAATTATCAGCCTGAATGA
- the hebp2 gene encoding heme-binding protein 2 isoform X2 gives MLKAVGQVLFSTGLQSPKFSAEEKKGQDYEIRTYHAAKWVSTSLSGMHCDENIKTGFRRLFSYIQGNNQSKVKVEMTAPVTCRVMPGDGPACESHFTISFYMPEQHQDNPPEPSDSDVFVEQRKELTVYVRTYSGFANDTMRREELLKLVESLKRDGVEFVDKPYYTAGYDSPFKLTNRRNEVWLLKKAEDQ, from the exons ATGCTGAAAGCCGTCGGACAAGTTTTATTCTCAACAGGTCTGCAAAGTCCCAAATTCTCAGCAGAGGAGAAAAAG GGACAGGACTATGAAATCCGAACCTACCATGCTGCAAAGTGGGTGAGCACCTCCTTGAGTGGGATGCATTGTGACGAAAACATAAAGACTGGCTTCCGCAGGCTCTTCAGCTACATTCAAGGCAACAATCAGAGCA AGGTGAAAGTGGAGATGACGGCCCCCGTGACGTGCCGTGTGATGCCCGGAGACGGCCCTGCATGCGAGTCTCATTTCACCATTTCCTTCTACATGCCAGAACAGCATCAAGACAACCCTCCTGAGCCGAGCGACTCAGACGTGTTCGTGGAGCAGAGGAAGGAGCTCACGGTGTACGTCAG GACCTACAGTGGTTTTGCCAATGACACTATGAGGCGAGAAGAACTATTGAAGCTTGTGGAAAGCCTGAAAAGGGATGGCGTTGAATTTGTAGATAAGCCGTACTACACAGCCGGGTACGACAGCCCCTTCAAACTGACCAACCGCAGGAACGAGGTCTGGCTCCTCAAGAAGGCGGAGGACCAGTAG
- the hebp2 gene encoding heme-binding protein 2 isoform X1: MLKAVGQVLFSTGLQSPKFSAEEKKQGQDYEIRTYHAAKWVSTSLSGMHCDENIKTGFRRLFSYIQGNNQSKVKVEMTAPVTCRVMPGDGPACESHFTISFYMPEQHQDNPPEPSDSDVFVEQRKELTVYVRTYSGFANDTMRREELLKLVESLKRDGVEFVDKPYYTAGYDSPFKLTNRRNEVWLLKKAEDQ, encoded by the exons ATGCTGAAAGCCGTCGGACAAGTTTTATTCTCAACAGGTCTGCAAAGTCCCAAATTCTCAGCAGAGGAGAAAAAG CAGGGACAGGACTATGAAATCCGAACCTACCATGCTGCAAAGTGGGTGAGCACCTCCTTGAGTGGGATGCATTGTGACGAAAACATAAAGACTGGCTTCCGCAGGCTCTTCAGCTACATTCAAGGCAACAATCAGAGCA AGGTGAAAGTGGAGATGACGGCCCCCGTGACGTGCCGTGTGATGCCCGGAGACGGCCCTGCATGCGAGTCTCATTTCACCATTTCCTTCTACATGCCAGAACAGCATCAAGACAACCCTCCTGAGCCGAGCGACTCAGACGTGTTCGTGGAGCAGAGGAAGGAGCTCACGGTGTACGTCAG GACCTACAGTGGTTTTGCCAATGACACTATGAGGCGAGAAGAACTATTGAAGCTTGTGGAAAGCCTGAAAAGGGATGGCGTTGAATTTGTAGATAAGCCGTACTACACAGCCGGGTACGACAGCCCCTTCAAACTGACCAACCGCAGGAACGAGGTCTGGCTCCTCAAGAAGGCGGAGGACCAGTAG
- the cmtr1 gene encoding cap-specific mRNA (nucleoside-2'-O-)-methyltransferase 1 isoform X1: MKRRGDAAYAPLQGSKRHREDSSSDEESQSRQDSSQNDSLSDQEDHRPGFSMPSISASSSFDAQDIDGSSEATSKFSMYNSVSQKLMAKMGFREGEGLGKFGQGRKEIIEASTQRGRRGLGLTLQGFQGELSVNWRDEPEASAVETVDWFPECTTEMPDADELQDWMTLGPRKLKIEDETEFCTEDVLHTVLRCKTVFDNLEGEEMRRARTRSNAYETIRGGIFLNRAAMKMANIDHCFDYMFTNPKDSQGKSLTKDREGELLYFGDVCAGPGGFSEYILWRRNWHAKGFGMTLKGPCDFKLEDFYAAPSEVFEPYYGEGGVDGDGDITRPENINAFRNFVMESTERKGLHFVMADGGFSVEGQENIQEILSKQLMLCQFLTAVSTLRTGGHFVCKTFDLFTPFSVGLVYLLYLCFDRISLFKPVTSRPANSERYVVCRSLKPGADAVREYMFKVNLKLNQLRNTETDVTEVVPLDIIKDDPDFFQFMVKSNESLGAVQIKALAKIHAFVVEPTLAEPKQADIRKECLKLWGVPDKARVAPSPSDPKSKFYELIKTSDVNSLQCKLTPLNSSTLEKLRHVLDHRCIVGGGEQIFLLALGKSQIYTWDGKMPVRWKKMENFKLELPRDTLLSGEIVQELKGEGKAQRRINAVHVMDALILNGTDVRDQHFNQRIQMVEKFVKAVAKPSRPDMNPIRY, translated from the exons ATGAAGAGAAGAGGTGATGCAGCGTATGCGCCGTTGCAGGGGTCAAAGAGGCACCGTGAAGACAGTAGCTCAGATGAAGAGTCCCAATCCAGGCAAG ACTCCAGCCAAAATGATTCGCTCAGTGACCAAGAggatcacagaccgggattctcCATGCCCTCTATATCAGCATCATCTTCCTTTGATGCTCAAGACATTGATGGCTCCTCTGAGGCCACCTCAAAGTTTTCTATGTACAACAGTGTGTCACAGAAGCTCATG GCCAAGATGGGTTTTAGAGAGGGCGAGGGTTTGGGAAAGTTTGGCCAGGGACGCAAGGAGATCATAGAGGCTTCCACCCAGCGCGGTAGAAGAGGTCTTGGTCTCACACTGCAGGGTTTCCAGGGAGAACTCAGCGTGAACTGGAGGGATGAACCAGAG GCTAGTGCTGTAGAGACAGTTGACTGGTTCCCAGAATGCACCACAGAGATGCCAGATGCAGATGAGCTGCAAGACTGGATGACTCTGGGACCG AGAAAACTTAAGATTGAAGATGAAACAGAGTTTTGCACAGAAGATGTCCTCCACACTGTTCTACGTTGCAAG ACGGTGTTCGATAACCTGGAGGgcgaggagatgaggagagcaaGGACACGCTCCAACGCTTACGAGACTATTAGAGGAGGTATCTTCCTCAACAG AGCAGCTATGAAAATGGCCAACATCGACCACTGCTTCGACTATATGTTCACAAACCCAAAGGATTCTCAAGGG AAGTCTCTGACGAAGGACCGCGAGGGCGAGCTTCTGTATTTTGGTGACGTCTGCGCGGGGCCTGGAGGGTTTTCAGAGTACATCCTGTGGAGGAGAAATTGGCACGCCAAAGGCTTTGGCATGACACTAAAAGGACCGTGCGACTTCAAACTAGAAGATTTCTACGCTGCTCCAAGTGAAGTGTTTGAGCCTTATTATG GTGAGGGCGGAGTAGACGGGGATGGTGACATTACTCGGCCAGAAAACATCAACGCGTTCCGCAACTTTGTCATGGAGAGTACAGAGAGAAAAGGGCTGCATTTCGTCATGGCAGACGGA GGCTTCTCTGTGGAAGGTCAGGAGAACATCCAGGAAATCCTCAGCAAACAACTGATGCTCTGCCAGTTCCTCACTGCCGTCTCCACACTCAGGACAG GTGGCCACTTTGTTTGTAAGACTTTTGACCTCTTCACTCCCTTCAGTGTTGGTTTGGTCTACCTCCTCTACCTCTGCTTTGACCGGATCTCCCTCTTCAAACCTGTCACCAGCaggcctgccaactcagagag GTACGTTGTGTGCCGGAGTCTGAAACCCGGGGCAGACGCTGTTCGGGAGTACATGTTCAAAGTCAACCTGAAACTCAACCAACTCAGAAACACAGAGACAGATGTTACAGAAGTGGTTCCTCTTGACATCATTAAGGATGACCCTGACTTCTTCCAGTTTATGGTCAAATCCAATGAGAG CCTCGGTGCAGTCCAGATAAAGGCCTTGGCTAAGATCCATGCTTTCGTGGTTGAACC GACGCTCGCTGAACCGAAACAAGCTGACATCAGGAAGGAGTGTCTGAAGCTTTGGGGG GTCCCAGACAAGGCCAGAGTTGCTCCATCCCCATCAGACCCAAAGTCAAAATTCTATGAATTGATTAAG ACGTCAGATGTAAATTCGTTACAGTGtaagctgactcctctcaactcCAGCACGCTTGAAAAGTTGCGCCACGTCTTGGACCACAGATGCATTGTGGGAGGTGGAGAGCAGATCTTTCTTCTTGCACTTGGA AAGTCTCAGATATACACATGGGATGGGAAGATGCCTGTACGCTGGAAGAAAATGGAGAATTTCAAACTTGAGCTGCCAAGAGATACGCTTTTAAGTGGGGAGATCGTCCAAGAGCTGAAGGGCGAG GGAAAAGCTCAGCGCAGAATCAATGCAGTTCATGTGATGGACGCACTAATACTTAATGGCACTGATGTAAGAGATCAGCACTTCAACCAACG GATCCAGATGGTTGAGAAGTTTGTCAAGGCCGTGGCTAAACCCAGCAGACCAGACATGAACCCCATCAGGTACTAA